One part of the Glycine soja cultivar W05 chromosome 11, ASM419377v2, whole genome shotgun sequence genome encodes these proteins:
- the LOC114375684 gene encoding anaphase-promoting complex subunit 8-like isoform X1 — protein sequence MGSKDSCRTELRIAIRQLSDRCLYSASKWAAEQLVGIEEDPAKFTPSNTRFQRGSSRICRKSRTHETAAVITPVVGVLYDATPVNVMEKDELVDGDFYLWQSPISVAVSIRQLLMFFVRTNRKEISVLALLCSLSGWRKAKRGRDDRTWGASG from the exons ATGGGTTCCAAAGACAGTTGCAGAACCGAACTTCGCATTGCCATCCGCCAACTCAGCGATCGATGCCTCTACTCTGCTTCTAAATG GGCAGCAGAACAGTTGGTGGGTATTGAGGAAGACCCTGCCAAGTTCACTCCTTCGAATACGAGGTTCCAGCGTGGGAGTTCGAGAATTTGCCGCAAGTCTAGGACTCATGAGACTGCTGCGGTGATCACCCCGGTCGTGGGTGTTTTGTATGACGCCACACCTGTGAATGTGATGGAGAAGGATGAACTTGTAGATGGTGATTTTTACCTCTGGCAAAGTCCTATTTCGGTTGCCGTGAGTATAAGACAGCTGCTCATGTTCTTCGTGCGAACAAACAGGAAGGAAATCAGTGTTCTTGCGCTGTTATGCTCTCTGTCTG gCTGGAGAAAAGCAAAAAGAGGAAGAGACGATAGAACTTGGGGGGCCTCTGGGTAA
- the LOC114375684 gene encoding anaphase-promoting complex subunit 8-like isoform X2, whose amino-acid sequence MGSKDSCRTELRIAIRQLSDRCLYSASKWAAEQLVGIEEDPAKFTPSNTRFQRGSSRICRKSRTHETAAVITPVVGVLYDATPVNVMEKDELVDGDFYLWQSPISVAVSIRQLLMFFVRTNRKEISVLALLCSLSDDGASQ is encoded by the exons ATGGGTTCCAAAGACAGTTGCAGAACCGAACTTCGCATTGCCATCCGCCAACTCAGCGATCGATGCCTCTACTCTGCTTCTAAATG GGCAGCAGAACAGTTGGTGGGTATTGAGGAAGACCCTGCCAAGTTCACTCCTTCGAATACGAGGTTCCAGCGTGGGAGTTCGAGAATTTGCCGCAAGTCTAGGACTCATGAGACTGCTGCGGTGATCACCCCGGTCGTGGGTGTTTTGTATGACGCCACACCTGTGAATGTGATGGAGAAGGATGAACTTGTAGATGGTGATTTTTACCTCTGGCAAAGTCCTATTTCGGTTGCCGTGAGTATAAGACAGCTGCTCATGTTCTTCGTGCGAACAAACAGGAAGGAAATCAGTGTTCTTGCGCTGTTATGCTCTCTGTCTG ATGATGGGGCAAGTCAATAA